A portion of the uncultured Draconibacterium sp. genome contains these proteins:
- a CDS encoding DUF3857 domain-containing protein, with protein MWRSLFYICLIVSLLFQKTLFAQQIDAILLQQKTSVTIKKNDLSRTKSFEILINNREGEKYAEIAILFSSLSKVSNITAYIKDKNGKIVKKLKKSDISERSYFSNGTFFQDQFVKEFRLKHHIYPYTLYYEYEEMEDEFIFIENWIPILDMDVPTLNAELVVRAGKNIDISYKNKFVSSFKKDSTDNEYLYKWQVHYNGSLRDESFCPPLRNHVPLVQVVPRNFRFEINGSFESWKTYGIWQERLIADLFEIPDDEVKTIEQLTSNIEDQKIKIRKIYEYVQNETRYINISLETGGLKPYPARYVSLNHYGDCKALSIYFMSLLKTIDIESYYAKLSAGSPIEEVDHSFPSLQSNHIVVCVPIKGDTLWLDCTSDNPFEYIGTFIQNREAFVIKGEKSFFSKIPELTKNQVLCERHVVIEHEMKNECKAEFFITYRGVAFEALQNLFNSTNTNDKLELLRENLITKGFEPEEIKNHEVLKDSMKALIDYSAKSSSFYESYGNDIIIRLIPFDIGNIESPVDRTLPVQIDYPFYEKDTIEYAIPINYKIQTYTDNKCFKSKYVTYSISTKIEKNFVKVTKSLLINSGKYPLSEYRDFYSFLKQIVEFENKYYIITTKKTL; from the coding sequence ATGTGGCGCAGTTTATTTTACATCTGTTTAATTGTCAGCCTGCTGTTCCAGAAAACACTTTTTGCACAACAAATTGATGCAATTCTTCTACAACAGAAAACATCTGTAACAATTAAAAAAAACGATTTAAGCAGAACCAAATCCTTTGAAATCCTTATTAACAACAGAGAAGGAGAAAAATACGCAGAAATAGCAATTCTATTTTCGAGTTTGTCAAAAGTTTCAAATATAACAGCATACATAAAAGATAAGAATGGGAAAATTGTTAAGAAATTAAAGAAAAGTGACATCTCAGAACGAAGTTACTTTTCAAACGGTACTTTCTTTCAGGATCAATTTGTGAAAGAATTCAGATTAAAACATCACATTTACCCTTATACTTTATATTATGAATATGAAGAAATGGAAGATGAATTTATTTTCATAGAGAATTGGATTCCAATACTTGACATGGATGTACCTACATTGAATGCAGAGTTGGTGGTTAGGGCGGGAAAAAATATCGATATTTCTTATAAAAACAAGTTTGTCTCTTCATTCAAAAAAGATTCTACTGACAATGAATACCTATACAAGTGGCAAGTTCATTATAATGGAAGTTTACGAGATGAGTCATTTTGTCCTCCTCTCAGAAACCATGTGCCCTTAGTTCAGGTAGTACCTCGGAATTTCAGATTTGAAATCAATGGTTCTTTTGAATCGTGGAAAACTTATGGTATTTGGCAAGAAAGACTCATAGCCGATCTATTCGAAATCCCTGATGATGAAGTAAAGACAATTGAGCAACTAACGAGTAACATTGAAGATCAGAAAATCAAGATTAGAAAGATTTACGAGTATGTACAAAATGAAACCAGATATATAAACATCAGTCTTGAAACAGGAGGTTTAAAACCGTATCCTGCAAGGTATGTTTCATTAAATCATTATGGTGATTGTAAGGCACTAAGCATTTATTTCATGTCTTTACTTAAAACTATTGACATTGAATCTTATTATGCCAAACTTAGTGCCGGAAGTCCTATAGAAGAAGTTGACCATTCGTTTCCATCACTGCAATCCAACCATATTGTGGTTTGCGTACCAATAAAAGGGGATACGCTTTGGCTCGATTGCACTAGCGATAATCCATTCGAATATATTGGTACATTTATACAAAACAGAGAAGCTTTTGTTATTAAGGGCGAAAAAAGTTTCTTCTCGAAAATTCCGGAATTAACAAAAAATCAAGTTTTATGCGAACGCCACGTTGTTATTGAACATGAAATGAAAAATGAATGCAAGGCTGAGTTTTTCATTACATACAGAGGTGTCGCTTTTGAAGCACTACAGAATCTTTTCAATTCAACAAATACCAATGATAAACTGGAACTATTGAGAGAAAATCTCATAACAAAAGGATTTGAACCGGAAGAGATTAAAAACCACGAAGTACTCAAAGATTCCATGAAAGCTCTGATAGATTATTCAGCTAAATCAAGTAGTTTTTATGAATCTTATGGTAATGACATAATAATAAGACTTATCCCCTTTGATATTGGAAACATAGAGTCTCCAGTTGACAGAACCTTGCCAGTACAGATTGACTATCCTTTTTACGAAAAAGATACTATAGAATACGCAATACCGATCAACTACAAAATTCAAACCTATACAGACAATAAATGCTTTAAAAGCAAGTACGTTACATATTCCATAAGCACAAAGATTGAAAAGAATTTCGTGAAGGTAACGAAATCACTACTTATCAATAGTGGGAAATATCCATTATCAGAATACCGAGATTTTTACTCTTTTTTAAAGCAGATTGTAGAATTCGAAAATAAATATTACATCATTACAACTAAAAAAACCTTATAA
- a CDS encoding PAS domain-containing protein gives MRLEFKKIEEANDLVNQLIEHHPQAIFLTDHDFKVKYFNHSFQKLSKSTKGDILGHEFCEIMGCTQREKITAKDGGFCKRCQLRDLLSGSNLSELVLIRDFVINNKVKTKHLHIDTHRLVMDGTKYRLVVIDDRTGHTIK, from the coding sequence ATGAGATTAGAATTCAAAAAAATTGAAGAGGCCAACGACTTGGTTAACCAATTGATTGAACATCATCCGCAAGCCATTTTTCTGACCGATCACGATTTTAAAGTAAAGTACTTTAACCACTCGTTCCAAAAACTATCGAAAAGCACCAAGGGCGACATTCTTGGTCATGAGTTTTGCGAAATTATGGGATGCACCCAACGCGAAAAAATTACAGCAAAAGATGGCGGCTTTTGTAAGCGCTGCCAATTGCGTGATCTATTGTCAGGATCAAACCTTTCGGAGTTGGTACTTATTCGCGATTTTGTTATAAACAACAAGGTAAAAACCAAACACCTGCACATTGATACCCACCGTTTGGTAATGGATGGAACAAAATACAGGTTAGTAGTTATTGACGATCGAACAGGACATACCATAAAATAA
- a CDS encoding DUF4197 domain-containing protein, with the protein MKIIRSLTLALAVFLAGCAEVMQIAQQTLEGNTPLTQSEIVAGLKEALITGTNNSVSILGAQDGYYKDELVKILLPPEADIIVDNIGKVPGGQKLLDDVLLHINRAAEDAAKEAAPIFVNSIKSMTINDAVGILKGDDNAATSYLHKTTYDQLFELYQPKIKTSVEKDLVGGVSTKESWDTLVGKWNLVADSFIGKTAGLEKVDTQLEDYLTAKALDGVFIKIAAEEKLIREDPAARVTSLLKKVFGSVDS; encoded by the coding sequence ATGAAAATTATTCGATCATTAACCCTGGCTCTTGCTGTTTTTCTGGCAGGCTGCGCAGAAGTAATGCAAATTGCCCAACAAACGCTTGAAGGCAATACTCCACTAACCCAATCAGAAATAGTTGCCGGATTAAAAGAAGCGTTGATTACCGGGACTAATAATTCGGTGAGTATTTTAGGGGCTCAAGACGGCTATTACAAAGATGAACTGGTAAAAATATTATTGCCACCGGAAGCTGATATTATTGTAGATAACATAGGTAAAGTTCCGGGAGGTCAAAAACTGCTGGACGATGTACTGCTTCATATTAACCGTGCTGCCGAAGACGCAGCAAAGGAGGCTGCCCCGATTTTTGTAAATAGCATTAAAAGTATGACCATAAACGATGCTGTTGGAATATTAAAAGGCGACGACAATGCAGCAACTTCCTATTTGCATAAAACCACCTACGATCAGCTTTTTGAGCTTTACCAACCCAAAATCAAAACTTCAGTTGAAAAAGATTTAGTTGGTGGTGTTTCAACCAAAGAAAGCTGGGACACTCTGGTAGGAAAATGGAACCTGGTGGCCGATTCTTTTATCGGAAAAACAGCAGGACTGGAAAAAGTTGATACTCAATTGGAAGACTACCTTACGGCAAAAGCTCTTGATGGTGTATTCATAAAAATTGCAGCAGAAGAAAAATTAATCCGGGAAGATCCGGCTGCCCGTGTTACCAGTTTGCTAAAAAAAGTTTTTGGCTCGGTTGACAGCTAA
- a CDS encoding YgiQ family radical SAM protein yields the protein MTENKLHITDWLPTSKKEVKQMGWEELDVILFTGDAYIDHPSFGAAVIGRVLDAEGLRVAIVPQPNWTDDLRDFKKLGKPNLFFAVTAGNMDSMVNHYTAGKRKRSDDAYTPGGQIGKRPDYATITYSKILKELYPDVPLVLGGIEASLRRLTHYDYWSDRLMPSILADTQADLLFYGMGEKSIVDFARLVKRGIPIESLTTIPQTVFMVGADETYATKKNWDELELASHDTCLQEKKEFARNFMHIEEESNKMEAKKLVQRIGDRKVVVNPPWPTFKEKEIDRIYDLPYTRLPHPRYNNKGAIPAYDMIRHSINIHRGCFGGCTFCTISAHQGKFIASRSEKSVLREVEKVTEMPDFKGYISDLGGPSANMYKMKGIHEEICKKCKRPSCIFPSVCKNLDINHKPMLDLYEKVRHNPKVKKAFIGSGIRYDMILENTNDKEVNQNNRKYLREVIKHHVSGRLKVAPEHSSDDVLKFMRKPSFKLFEELNQEFIKINKEEKLNQQLIPYFISSHPGSKSEDMANLAIQTKDMNFRLEQVQDFTPTPMTLATVVYYSGYHPYTMEQIYTARNKNAKEQQRQFFFWYKKEFRNKIIRDLKAKGREDLVKRLFNKNQNTGAK from the coding sequence ATGACAGAAAACAAACTACATATTACAGACTGGCTCCCCACATCGAAGAAGGAAGTAAAACAAATGGGCTGGGAGGAGCTGGATGTTATTTTATTTACCGGCGACGCTTACATCGACCATCCATCGTTTGGAGCAGCCGTTATTGGCCGCGTGCTTGATGCCGAAGGTTTGCGCGTAGCAATTGTTCCGCAACCCAACTGGACCGATGATTTACGAGACTTTAAAAAGCTGGGGAAACCCAACCTGTTTTTTGCAGTAACGGCTGGAAACATGGACTCGATGGTGAATCATTACACTGCCGGAAAACGCAAACGATCTGATGATGCATACACGCCCGGCGGCCAAATTGGGAAACGTCCGGATTACGCCACTATCACTTACTCGAAAATATTAAAAGAACTGTATCCGGATGTGCCGCTGGTACTTGGAGGAATTGAAGCGTCGTTACGCCGGTTAACACATTACGATTATTGGTCGGACCGATTAATGCCATCGATTTTGGCCGATACGCAAGCCGATCTGCTGTTTTACGGAATGGGCGAAAAATCGATTGTAGATTTTGCCCGACTGGTAAAGCGTGGTATTCCAATCGAGAGTTTAACAACCATTCCACAAACCGTTTTTATGGTTGGTGCTGATGAAACCTATGCCACCAAAAAGAACTGGGATGAATTGGAACTGGCATCACACGATACCTGTTTACAGGAAAAGAAAGAGTTTGCCCGAAACTTTATGCACATCGAAGAGGAATCGAACAAAATGGAGGCAAAAAAGCTGGTGCAACGAATTGGCGACAGAAAAGTAGTTGTTAATCCGCCGTGGCCAACTTTTAAGGAAAAGGAGATCGACCGCATTTACGATTTGCCTTACACACGTTTGCCACATCCGCGCTACAATAATAAAGGAGCCATTCCGGCTTACGATATGATCCGGCACTCCATAAATATCCACCGTGGGTGTTTTGGCGGCTGTACCTTTTGTACCATTTCAGCGCACCAGGGAAAATTTATTGCCAGCCGTTCCGAGAAATCAGTACTTAGAGAAGTAGAGAAAGTAACTGAAATGCCTGACTTTAAAGGATACATTTCCGATTTGGGAGGCCCATCAGCCAACATGTATAAAATGAAGGGCATTCACGAGGAGATTTGCAAAAAATGCAAACGGCCATCATGTATTTTTCCGTCGGTTTGTAAAAACCTTGACATTAACCACAAACCAATGCTCGATTTGTACGAAAAAGTACGACATAACCCGAAAGTGAAAAAAGCTTTTATTGGCAGTGGCATTCGTTACGACATGATTTTGGAAAACACCAACGACAAAGAGGTAAACCAAAATAACCGAAAATACCTGCGCGAAGTAATTAAACACCACGTTTCAGGAAGGCTGAAAGTGGCACCGGAACACTCGTCGGACGATGTGCTGAAATTTATGCGCAAACCGTCGTTTAAACTGTTTGAGGAACTGAACCAGGAGTTTATAAAAATAAACAAGGAAGAAAAACTCAACCAGCAGTTGATTCCGTATTTTATTTCGAGCCACCCGGGCAGTAAATCCGAAGACATGGCCAACCTGGCGATACAAACTAAAGACATGAATTTCAGGTTGGAGCAGGTGCAGGATTTTACTCCCACACCAATGACACTGGCAACCGTGGTTTATTATTCAGGCTATCATCCTTACACGATGGAGCAAATTTACACGGCCCGAAATAAAAACGCCAAAGAACAACAACGCCAGTTCTTTTTCTGGTATAAAAAAGAGTTTCGGAATAAAATTATCCGCGACCTAAAAGCAAAAGGCCGCGAAGACCTTGTAAAAAGGCTATTCAATAAAAATCAAAATACTGGCGCGAAATGA
- a CDS encoding GNAT family N-acyltransferase — translation MELPEPKDLFKNQHPAPTNGDYFAKFLMFILRFKKLDKVYRQIVDKQGVDFIDELIKMLEFDIEFDEEQLKKIPKEGPLIIVANHPLGGFDGLLLIKYLSLVRNDVKVLANYLLKKIDAVSEYFMEDDPFDDSEQGIYYGFKEAVTHLNTGGVLCLFPAIDVHTKDSYGSVTDKVWQFPVVNFIKVARVPVVPVLFQGTNSRLLHLVAKINPSLKSARLPSEILRKKHKKIKLRIGSPIKVDEQDTYKDVYQLGRFLRAKTYSMESDIEVRRFFNYALKANVKPDEIIDAVPLEKIQKEIQLIKSKHTLFTLKNYTAYCAPSAMIPNILNEIGRLREITFREVGEGTNRSIDIDEYDLYYNQMFIWDEDEQRIVGAYRLGKGKDIMEQLGRRGFYLHSLFRISESFKPVLKESIELGRSFVIKEYQRKPMPLFLLWKGILYFLLKNPEYRYLIGPVSISNNYSKVSKDLIIKFIMKNHLNWRMAQHIKPRNSYKFKSDNVDLNLLMENMEHDINRLDKTIGDLDEQNSGLPVLLKKYIKLNAEIIGFNVDPKFNNCLDGLIVLDVYNVPKNTIESLSKEANDGSILDRFYGSREVE, via the coding sequence ATGGAATTGCCAGAGCCAAAGGATTTGTTCAAAAACCAACACCCCGCACCAACCAACGGTGATTATTTCGCCAAGTTCCTCATGTTTATTCTTCGTTTTAAAAAGCTGGATAAAGTTTACAGGCAGATTGTCGATAAACAGGGTGTGGATTTTATCGACGAGCTGATAAAAATGCTGGAGTTTGACATTGAATTTGATGAAGAGCAGCTAAAAAAAATACCAAAAGAAGGTCCGCTTATTATTGTTGCCAATCATCCGCTTGGAGGTTTCGATGGATTGTTGCTGATAAAATACCTGTCGCTGGTGCGTAACGACGTAAAAGTGCTGGCCAATTATTTGCTAAAAAAAATAGACGCTGTTTCGGAGTATTTTATGGAAGACGATCCGTTTGACGATTCGGAGCAGGGAATTTATTATGGATTTAAAGAAGCCGTAACTCATTTGAACACCGGGGGAGTGCTTTGTCTTTTTCCTGCAATTGATGTACACACCAAGGATTCTTATGGTAGTGTAACCGATAAAGTCTGGCAGTTTCCGGTGGTTAATTTTATAAAAGTGGCGCGCGTACCTGTTGTTCCTGTGTTGTTTCAGGGTACTAACAGTCGTTTGTTGCATTTGGTGGCTAAAATCAATCCATCGTTGAAAAGTGCGCGTTTGCCTTCGGAGATTTTGCGGAAAAAGCATAAGAAAATAAAGTTGCGAATTGGCAGCCCGATAAAAGTTGACGAGCAGGATACTTATAAAGATGTGTATCAGCTGGGGCGTTTTCTACGTGCAAAAACCTACAGCATGGAATCGGACATTGAAGTGCGGCGCTTTTTTAATTATGCGCTCAAAGCCAATGTAAAACCCGATGAAATTATCGATGCTGTTCCGCTGGAGAAAATTCAGAAAGAAATTCAGCTGATAAAATCAAAGCACACTCTTTTTACATTAAAAAATTATACGGCGTATTGTGCACCATCGGCAATGATTCCGAATATTCTGAATGAAATTGGACGTTTGCGCGAGATTACTTTCCGCGAAGTAGGCGAGGGAACCAATCGTAGCATCGATATCGACGAGTATGATTTGTACTACAACCAGATGTTTATTTGGGATGAAGATGAGCAACGGATTGTTGGAGCGTATCGACTGGGGAAAGGCAAAGATATTATGGAGCAGTTGGGACGACGCGGATTTTACCTGCATTCGCTGTTCCGCATCTCGGAAAGTTTTAAGCCGGTTTTAAAGGAAAGCATTGAGTTGGGGCGATCGTTTGTAATTAAAGAATACCAGCGCAAACCCATGCCATTGTTTTTGCTGTGGAAAGGGATTTTGTATTTCCTGCTGAAAAACCCGGAATACCGTTACCTGATTGGCCCGGTGAGTATCAGTAATAATTATTCGAAGGTATCGAAAGACCTGATCATTAAATTTATAATGAAGAACCATTTGAACTGGCGAATGGCGCAGCACATAAAACCGCGCAACAGCTATAAATTTAAAAGCGACAATGTGGATTTGAATCTGCTGATGGAAAATATGGAGCACGATATTAACCGGCTCGACAAAACCATTGGCGATTTGGATGAGCAGAACTCAGGCCTTCCGGTTTTGCTTAAAAAGTACATTAAACTCAATGCTGAGATTATCGGGTTTAATGTAGATCCGAAATTTAATAACTGTCTGGATGGATTGATTGTGCTCGACGTGTACAACGTTCCGAAAAACACCATCGAGTCGCTGTCAAAAGAAGCCAACGACGGCTCCATTCTCGACCGCTTTTACGGCAGCCGGGAGGTGGAGTGA
- a CDS encoding YwbE family protein produces MNNQQRKNIKVGLNVAVVKKEHQQSGELTCGIVQKILTKSAIHPHGIKVMLESGEVGRVQKIMQES; encoded by the coding sequence ATGAATAACCAGCAACGTAAAAACATTAAAGTTGGCTTAAACGTAGCCGTTGTAAAAAAAGAACACCAGCAATCGGGTGAATTAACCTGTGGTATTGTTCAGAAAATTTTGACGAAATCCGCCATCCATCCTCATGGAATAAAGGTAATGCTTGAAAGCGGAGAAGTTGGGCGTGTACAGAAAATTATGCAGGAGAGCTAA